GAAAGGTTAATTAGCTCATTAAAAGCCCTCCAAGTGAGTAAAGCCATTGTGCCACATAAGCATGGGGTGAGACGAGAACCTAGAATCCTCAGATTAACAATTATGGTGCTGATAATAGCAAACAAATCATCACAACATTTGATTAAAAATGCTCACACTTTATTTTTAGTTCTTAAAAGAATGGGTTCAGGTTGTTTTCAAGACTGGCttaatacaatactcacatatgtatgtatgctgACAGAGTAATTGGTCGTTGTATTTGTTCTTCCTGTCTCGAGTTGCAAAGGGGCGGAATGTCCGGTAAATTTCCACAGTTTCAATTTAAAAATtgtgaaattattgatttttttggggggtggcATGGCATGTTTTGGCTAAAAATAAGCCCATTTAATTGAATTACAGCACACTCTTGCATCACATGTACAGATCATTTACCAGTATTCTTAAATAGTGTTTCAATAAAATTATAACCCTATGCATGCACATGTGCAGCCCATACTACTGCACTGTCTGAGCCAAATATAAGTCTGGATTATATTACTGgagaacatatttattttacaatatttcAGTTAACCAGTAGCTGAAAGCAAAATACACAGTTTATACCTTGTTAACACCTTCTGTTCATTTTTGCTAGCTAACTGTTACTATGTGGGGATATCATTTTAACCCCAAATTTGCACACAGTCCACATTGTCAAATTTTAGCTAGTTAACTCACCACTTGGCCCATTTCATATTGTATGTATTTGATAAATGAAATAATCTATTTGGCAAATTAATGGATAATGTCTGCATATAATATGGTAAAATGGTTGTTTCTATCTGCAAATGACATGATAAATAATGTCTGAGCAAATactatatttccattttattcctGTTAATTCCCATGGAAAGTTTCCACCTTGAATATACCTTTTGCAACCCTATTCCTGTCTATACTGGCCATTAAGAAATCCTTTCCTAGTGTGATTAGCGTGCAAGAGACGGGGGACAAAATCCCGTACTTAATATGAGACTTCACTCTGAGTTAGACAAAATAAGAGTCTTTCTAAACAAAATCTCTCCTTTGTTCAGTGTGTATTTCCTTGTTGATCTGGGTGGAAGAACAGTAACACAAAGAGGACATATTCTACTTAATAAGACTTTACCTTAGAAAATGCCTACTTGATTTATCttactcagactgctgaagcttCATATTAGCTTCTGCTCATCTTTGGAATACTTTTTTTTGGATAAAAATGGGGGACTGGATTTTGTCCGTTAGATTATCTTGGCTTTACATTGCAAATGATCATGTTCAGTATCCATACGGAGTGGAAGATTACAGCGACCGATAACATTTCAGCGTACATATGGGCATGTGTTAAAGTGTTGCACTAAGATAGACTTAAAGAAATCTGAACCAatcctttaaaaacaaaaccacacacacagagcaaatGCTCTTTACCAAACTACAGGAGCCAACGTTGCCAAATAGCAACTTAACTGTAAAAGTTATCCTGTGTGCTAGTTGCGTTTGAACCGGAAGCAGTAACGGGGAGAATATCTTGTAGATTATCCAAATCGCACTGAAACAGAAGTAGTTTGACAGGAAATAAAATTTCAAGAGGTTGTTTTTGATAGTTACAAACATGTCAACGTTATCTTACTGACCACTTCATCTCAGCACTCAACACTTTTTTTCAGGCTGAATATCATTATTCAGCAGCACAAGTTTTTATGCTATTTTGCCAGACAAAATTTTCAAGGGTATAAATATTAATCACTACAATGTCATGTCATGCTGAGCTGTTGCAAGGGCTCTAAATATTAATGATCCTCACCAAAAGCTTAGAGAAAAAACATCCTTATGCTCCTCAAAGTATTGCTCAGAAGATGTTAGCGTACATAACTCAACACTCGGGTAAATCTGAACAAAAATAAGTGCAATGTAACGTATtaaagatatatacagtataggccTACATATTATCAGTGTCTCATTTTGTATATCAGAAGAAGTGTAATTTGAATTCCAGTAGTAATCAGTCTTCACTGTGATATTATAGGTCCTCATATGGTCATTATACTGTGAGCAATTGTTTCAGTTTTCATAATTAATTTCAGTAGACCCATTACAGCAAATCTCTTGTGGTTGTGACAGAGTGGGCATGTATGCTCTGGCTTCATTCATTTATGGTCATAAATACATGCATTCATAGCTGCAACACGAAAGAAGCCATGAGGGCATTGTTACCCTCTCTTAAACCCTTGAAATAGTCAAATAATTTGAACAAATATGTTACATTTACAGAAAGTGAAAAGGTAGAAAGagtgaaataaaatagaaacccagacaaaagcataaaaaatgtacaTTCTTTCCAAAAATCAATGAAGTCCATCCAATCAATTTACGTGACAGCCTTCGCTTACTCCAGCCCATAACCTGTAGTCAACAGTCAGTCCCTGACCGTTTATTTCAGATAATGGTGACACTAGAGGACGGCTGAGCGCTCTCCTCGTGGGCGTGGCTCTTCATCAGGTCTTTCATGAACTGCTCCAAAGCAGCGAAGTAGCCCTGACACTGCCATGTGTCGTTGTGCGTGCCCTCTGGAAAGATAGCTAGGCGTTTAGTCCGTGCAGGAGACAGTTCATATAGTTGCTTCATCATGACTGGAGGGATAAGCTGGTCCGACAGACCAGACACAAACAGCGAGGGCATGCGGCACAGCGCCACCTGTCGGTAGGAGAGGAACTGATTCCTATAGCACCACAAGGGCAGCAGGCGCATGGGCATGAAGGAGAAGAGTGTCGCTGCCATGTGGGGGATGCTGAGGAAGGTGTTTTCAACAATAATGGCTGCTACGCGGTGAGGGTTGACTGACGCCAAGCGCACAGCCACAGCACCCCCCAGTGAGCGGCCAAATAGTACCACCTTTGTCTTATCCAGATCAGGACGGGTCATGACATAGTCCAGTGTGGCCTCGGCATCCAGGTACAGCCCGTCCTCACTGGGCTCACCCTCACTCTTTCCATAGCCACGGTAGTCCACCAGCACCACGTTGGCTTTCAGATTGACCAGCATGAGCAGGGCGTTTGGCACCCTGTGACCAATATTACCTGCATTACCATGGAAATAAAGGATGGTAGGTGGAGCAGAGGAGGTGGGGCTGCTTTGATTGCCAGGGGTGACTCCAGGAGGTGTGTCGCCTCCTGTGTAGCGAAGCAGGATGAGGTTGAGCTTCACGCCGTCCTTGGTGCGTATGTACACATTCTCATGAGGGATTCCTGTTGGCATGGGAACATAAAGGCGAGAGGAGGAGGGCTGGTCAGGGAAGTAGAGGAGCACGTCCTGAAATTTGTAGAGGATGCCCGCCACAGAGGCTAGGATAAGAGCTAGGAGAAAGAATCCTCCGTACAGGTGGAAGGTAAGGATGAGGGCCAAAAGGGAGACTCGACAAGCACCCCAGGACCAGGAGGCCAGAGTCAGGGTACAACGCTCCATCGCCCCCCACAGCCTCCAGGGCTTCTCCATGGCTACACAAGAGCTGAGTCACGCGACGCACACTCTgcaaatacagagagagagccaAAGAAAGAGTACaggggagagaagagaaagtTGAATATAATTGTACATGATCAAGGAAAGGATTTAGAAAAACATCTTAAGTTTCAGTCAATCTAAAAAGAAATGGTCTGACAAGAAACcctaattatttaattaattagatCCAGAACATGTGGCCAGCATCAGCACATACTAATGGACATTAAGTTCATTATCAATTAGCCAATTTGTTGGTTTATTTAATAAAGAATAATGACAAATACCCATCACAGCCCAAAGAGATGGTTACAAATGCTTAGTCAATCTAACAATGTAAAAACCTAGATTCAAATGATGTCAAtaagaggaaaaacaacaaattctCATATTTGAGAATataactgacaataacctgatatttaaggtggaatttcatttactcatttcattctcactgtgcaatataattttccacttgtgcaattttgataagtctttttattatcaatactgtatatactgctcctatctttatacttccttctatttaaatggttcatattttgttacactttgtttagctctttttttactgtgttagctgatgcatcttgttttttgcactatcccttttgctgctgtaacaatgcaaatttccccactgcaggactaataaaaggaatatcttatcttatcttataactATTGaatatctggtatatttatgCCAGAAATGACTGATATTCAAAATGTCCAGCCATTATTGTTTGTCCAAACAGTGGATGCACTCAATGAGGTTTGAGGACTGCAGTCCTGTTCTATTCATATGCCATATAGTAATAGGTGTATATTGAAAGGTAAATACTGACAAGTACAGTCTGTTACAGACACGCCCGTTTAGGTGTATATCAGATGTGTTGAGCTAATTCAAGGGCTGGTGGGCtagatgaactgaaaacacccAGCTTTACCTAACCAGGTGTGGCCCAGAGTAGAAACAGATGTTAACTAGCAAGTATGCAGTTGTGGGGCTCAGAAATGCACCACCAATAATAAATGCATGTTGCTGGGTAGAAATGAGGATACATTTTAATAGATATTACAAGACTGAATAATGTCTTGACCCCACCCAGAGACAAGGAAGAGATGATGACAGCTGCTGGAAAACACCTAACAGTTAGCTACCACTAACAAGACAGTTAGGACAGGTATGTTAATGTTAACCAGATAACGTTAGACGTTACCAATAGATATCGTTTTTAATCACTCCACACAGCCAGGtccataaaataataaataatactaagAAGCAACCTATTTATGGACTGTCAAAACGAGCTGCTTCTGAGACGG
This DNA window, taken from Sebastes fasciatus isolate fSebFas1 chromosome 14, fSebFas1.pri, whole genome shotgun sequence, encodes the following:
- the abhd13 gene encoding protein ABHD13 gives rise to the protein MEKPWRLWGAMERCTLTLASWSWGACRVSLLALILTFHLYGGFFLLALILASVAGILYKFQDVLLYFPDQPSSSRLYVPMPTGIPHENVYIRTKDGVKLNLILLRYTGGDTPPGVTPGNQSSPTSSAPPTILYFHGNAGNIGHRVPNALLMLVNLKANVVLVDYRGYGKSEGEPSEDGLYLDAEATLDYVMTRPDLDKTKVVLFGRSLGGAVAVRLASVNPHRVAAIIVENTFLSIPHMAATLFSFMPMRLLPLWCYRNQFLSYRQVALCRMPSLFVSGLSDQLIPPVMMKQLYELSPARTKRLAIFPEGTHNDTWQCQGYFAALEQFMKDLMKSHAHEESAQPSSSVTII